One region of Termitidicoccus mucosus genomic DNA includes:
- a CDS encoding GDSL-type esterase/lipase family protein, with translation MKKTRAHIFFRTAALFLLAGVLARAEEEPRAAGTPPPPKYKYPAYIPIEDIPRLPRVLLLGDSISIGYTIPARERLKGIANIHRPPENCADTSIGLRRLDTWLGAGKWDVIHFNFGLHDIKYLDKAGKYVPPAEGTQVTSPEQYEKNLRVLVRRLKSTGAALIFATTTPVPDGASGRIEADAIRYNEIAAGIMTQEGVAINDLFTFASENQVEIQLRQNVHFTERGYQLMADMVAGKIRNALAEREITAAPERITYIGPQGDDNAAGTEAAPRRSIQRALDNAKPGDVVRLLPGVYRERVVITKGGTYGAPVTLEGMDGAVMEGHDDIAPSWSEAVDIAPGVYRTTLATEPRAVIVDGKQLVLLDESRFPRAESNGEKITWSRLFQTGFDKGGWKYVQGAGLYLRKKKEFIIRFDGNRDPRGMNIVFAPDAAVVRIEGANRCVIRNLELRHAHHGVMITNSIGSVVEGCFINRTRDGITLSRGSDRCTLRFNRITQNPLGINNGFNRAGPDGQFTDPRWSQAWDIWVAHKRYGFYDSKGINLDRSIGGHRVHDNYIHDHWDAIASRGWDEWQSTAAERMAWIHYNRGSEIHHNRIERANDEGLELNDGGIDEQWHHNFVTHTRCGLRFKPIDKGPLYAYANIFKDNAEDGRFFGGLELNPGEVYLYHNTSNSRYAIVSNKIKGIGTPEFHVYNNLFWTEAWWGNTGESVPPNWTGDNNVYFRRGKSASWEKGIALAKKQGIDRNGKWMTGETSPFVDAEAGDFRIKKEHAARRAGMDLSKLTRRALPGIGGFGETSAPDAGALPFGASMPRIPRGRDSVAMEPAGFWPEAD, from the coding sequence ATGAAAAAAACACGCGCACATATTTTCTTCCGCACCGCCGCTTTGTTCCTGCTCGCCGGCGTCTTGGCCAGGGCCGAGGAAGAGCCCCGGGCGGCGGGCACGCCGCCGCCGCCGAAATACAAGTATCCGGCCTATATCCCGATCGAGGATATTCCCCGTTTGCCCCGGGTATTGCTGCTAGGCGATTCCATATCGATCGGCTATACCATCCCGGCAAGGGAGCGGCTCAAGGGGATCGCCAACATTCACCGTCCGCCGGAAAACTGCGCGGATACGTCCATCGGACTGCGGCGGCTCGACACATGGCTGGGCGCCGGAAAATGGGATGTGATTCATTTCAACTTCGGTTTGCATGATATAAAATATCTCGACAAAGCCGGAAAATATGTGCCGCCGGCCGAGGGAACGCAGGTGACATCGCCGGAACAATATGAAAAAAATCTCCGGGTGCTGGTCCGACGCCTGAAAAGCACCGGGGCGGCATTGATCTTTGCCACGACCACTCCCGTGCCGGATGGCGCCTCGGGGCGCATCGAAGCCGATGCCATCCGATATAACGAGATCGCCGCCGGAATCATGACGCAGGAGGGAGTGGCAATCAACGACCTGTTTACATTTGCGTCGGAAAACCAAGTCGAAATTCAGTTAAGGCAAAATGTGCATTTCACGGAACGCGGCTATCAACTCATGGCGGACATGGTTGCGGGAAAAATAAGAAACGCGCTGGCAGAGCGCGAAATCACGGCCGCGCCAGAACGGATAACATATATCGGGCCGCAAGGCGACGACAATGCCGCCGGCACGGAAGCCGCGCCGCGCCGCTCCATCCAGCGCGCACTGGATAACGCAAAGCCGGGGGATGTCGTGCGCCTGCTTCCGGGCGTGTATCGCGAGCGCGTTGTAATCACCAAAGGAGGAACTTACGGGGCGCCCGTGACATTGGAAGGAATGGATGGCGCGGTGATGGAGGGGCATGACGATATTGCACCGTCCTGGAGCGAGGCGGTTGATATCGCTCCCGGAGTATATCGCACCACGCTCGCAACCGAACCACGAGCCGTTATCGTGGATGGGAAACAGCTGGTGCTTTTGGACGAAAGCCGTTTTCCCCGGGCGGAAAGCAACGGGGAAAAAATCACCTGGAGCCGCCTGTTCCAGACAGGCTTCGACAAGGGTGGATGGAAATATGTTCAGGGCGCGGGCTTGTATTTGCGAAAAAAGAAAGAATTTATCATCCGTTTCGATGGCAACAGGGATCCCCGGGGGATGAATATCGTCTTTGCGCCCGACGCGGCGGTCGTGCGCATCGAAGGAGCAAACCGCTGCGTGATACGCAATCTGGAGCTGCGCCACGCCCACCACGGCGTCATGATCACCAATAGTATCGGATCCGTGGTGGAAGGCTGCTTTATCAATCGCACCCGCGACGGCATCACGCTTTCCCGCGGCAGCGACCGCTGCACATTGCGTTTCAACCGCATCACCCAGAATCCCCTCGGCATCAACAACGGATTCAACCGGGCCGGGCCGGATGGGCAATTTACCGATCCCCGGTGGTCGCAGGCATGGGATATTTGGGTCGCCCATAAACGATATGGATTCTATGACAGCAAAGGCATCAATCTGGACCGCTCGATTGGCGGCCACCGGGTGCATGACAATTACATTCACGACCATTGGGACGCAATCGCCAGCAGAGGCTGGGATGAATGGCAATCGACGGCCGCGGAGCGCATGGCATGGATCCACTATAACCGCGGGTCCGAAATTCACCATAACCGCATCGAGCGCGCCAACGACGAGGGGCTCGAACTGAACGATGGCGGCATTGACGAACAATGGCATCATAATTTCGTAACCCACACGCGCTGCGGCCTGCGTTTCAAACCAATCGACAAGGGCCCCCTGTATGCCTACGCAAACATTTTTAAGGACAATGCGGAGGATGGCCGCTTCTTTGGCGGACTCGAGCTCAATCCCGGGGAAGTTTATCTGTATCATAACACCTCAAATTCCCGATACGCGATTGTGAGCAACAAGATCAAGGGCATCGGCACGCCGGAGTTTCATGTGTATAACAATTTGTTCTGGACCGAGGCATGGTGGGGCAACACGGGCGAATCGGTTCCGCCGAATTGGACGGGGGACAACAATGTTTATTTTCGCAGGGGAAAATCCGCATCATGGGAAAAGGGCATCGCGCTGGCCAAAAAACAGGGAATCGACCGCAACGGCAAATGGATGACCGGCGAAACCAGTCCGTTCGTTGATGCGGAGGCCGGCGACTTTCGGATCAAGAAAGAGCATGCCGCAAGGAGGGCCGGCATGGATTTGTCGAAGCTCACCCGGCGCGCGCTGCCCGGCATCGGAGGCTTCGGCGAGACGAGCGCCCCTGATGCAGGCGCACTTCCATTTGGCGCCTCCATGCCCAGGATTCCGAGAGGCCGGGACTCCGTGGCAATGGAACCGGCCGGGTTCTGGCCGGAAGCGGATTAG
- a CDS encoding glycoside hydrolase family 88/105 protein, producing MKRKTSPSKKNAPRTAATSSRAFKETWRPESQTPVYTIPYGPPTPKSIRDVLKRIHSYIDRHSPACLVDRRNGRKLTDLGKINSDADIAQGLFRLISYEWGVVYQGMMLASERTGDHRYRDYAARRLQFLADATPRFRACLPARPAGLNQPAFISIIHPHNLDDAGSLCAAMVKAHHAGLATGLAPLIDHFADHIANRQYRLPDGTFARHRPLKNSLWLDDLYMSVPALAQLYKLTGSAGYAEEAVNQLELFSRRMFNKGKCLYMHGWYEDCATHPEYHWGRANGWAMLSLVELLDVLPDDYPRRGIVLDLLRRQIAGVTACQGGRGFWHQLLDRNDSFLETSATAIFTYCMARAINRGWADALVYGPAAIAGWNAVASRVNAKGQVEGTCVGSAMAMDPVYYYHRPQSALAAHGYGPALLAGSELLPLVESGRVTAYDGAVQFGPMLEEN from the coding sequence ATGAAAAGGAAAACCAGCCCCTCGAAAAAAAACGCGCCGCGCACGGCGGCGACCTCGTCCCGCGCGTTTAAGGAAACCTGGCGGCCCGAAAGCCAGACACCCGTTTATACCATCCCCTACGGACCGCCGACACCCAAATCCATCCGCGACGTTCTCAAACGCATCCATTCCTATATCGACCGCCACTCCCCCGCCTGCCTGGTCGATCGCAGAAACGGAAGAAAATTAACCGATCTTGGAAAAATCAATTCCGATGCGGATATAGCCCAGGGCTTGTTCCGGCTTATCTCCTACGAATGGGGCGTTGTATACCAAGGCATGATGCTGGCGTCTGAACGCACTGGAGACCATCGCTATCGGGATTATGCCGCCCGCCGCCTGCAATTCCTGGCCGATGCCACCCCGCGCTTCAGGGCATGCCTGCCAGCGCGCCCGGCTGGTTTGAATCAGCCCGCATTCATTTCAATTATTCATCCGCACAATCTCGACGACGCAGGCTCGCTTTGCGCGGCCATGGTCAAAGCCCATCATGCCGGGCTGGCGACCGGCCTGGCTCCCTTGATCGATCATTTTGCAGACCATATTGCAAACCGGCAATACCGGCTTCCAGACGGAACATTCGCGCGGCATCGCCCGCTGAAAAATTCGCTGTGGCTGGATGATTTATACATGAGCGTGCCCGCGCTTGCCCAGCTGTACAAACTAACCGGAAGCGCAGGCTATGCGGAGGAGGCCGTAAATCAACTGGAACTATTCTCCAGGCGCATGTTTAACAAAGGCAAGTGCCTCTACATGCATGGATGGTATGAGGATTGCGCCACTCATCCGGAATACCACTGGGGCCGGGCCAATGGATGGGCGATGCTCTCCCTGGTGGAGTTGCTCGATGTTCTTCCGGACGATTATCCCCGTCGCGGAATCGTGCTGGACCTCCTCCGGCGGCAGATAGCCGGCGTCACGGCATGCCAGGGTGGCCGGGGGTTCTGGCATCAATTGCTGGACCGCAATGACAGTTTTCTCGAAACGTCCGCCACCGCAATTTTTACCTACTGCATGGCGCGGGCGATCAATCGCGGATGGGCCGATGCCCTGGTTTATGGCCCGGCCGCGATTGCCGGATGGAATGCCGTCGCCTCGCGCGTCAATGCCAAGGGGCAGGTCGAAGGCACCTGTGTCGGCAGTGCGATGGCGATGGATCCCGTGTATTATTATCATCGCCCTCAAAGTGCGCTCGCCGCTCACGGTTATGGACCTGCGCTCCTCGCAGGATCAGAATTGCTCCCACTGGTCGAAAGCGGTCGCGTCACGGCCTACGATGGCGCGGTGCAGTTTGGTCCCATGCTTGAAGAAAATTGA
- a CDS encoding LacI family DNA-binding transcriptional regulator, producing the protein MESVAREAEVSASTVSRVLRGDPRISAETARRVKAVVDRMGYRPNPLVSALMTQLRDKSPPAAVCNLAWLDFYPSSGDMARDPVHMAFVKGAADRARALGYAIDTILVSEWKHSRLRRFLQNRGIKGVLLPYFEDYQGRAANIPLPLDEFTIVGVGIRFEEPDLHYASDDQYESGRLATKKLWSLGYRRIGYIGDARVERIVNGRFYAGYDATISTELEGHAPVPLITNEFKNIRAWIRRTRVDAVITTSRNLYSILWEKGIRMPQDIGFAHLNVDDVDGAAPGEVAGVRQDSVGVGANAVELLVGLLYHNELGVPLHPRGVLVRGTWAPGASVRK; encoded by the coding sequence ATGGAAAGCGTTGCCCGCGAAGCGGAAGTCTCCGCCAGCACGGTCTCGCGAGTATTGCGTGGCGATCCGCGCATCAGCGCGGAGACGGCCCGCCGGGTCAAAGCGGTGGTTGACCGCATGGGCTACCGGCCAAACCCGCTCGTCTCGGCCCTGATGACACAACTGCGGGACAAAAGTCCGCCCGCGGCCGTGTGCAATCTTGCGTGGCTTGATTTCTACCCATCGTCCGGAGACATGGCGCGCGATCCCGTGCACATGGCTTTTGTCAAAGGAGCCGCAGACAGAGCCCGGGCATTGGGTTACGCAATCGATACGATACTGGTTTCGGAATGGAAACACAGCCGGTTAAGGAGATTCCTGCAGAACCGCGGAATCAAGGGCGTCCTGCTGCCGTATTTTGAGGACTATCAGGGGCGGGCGGCAAATATTCCTCTGCCGCTGGATGAATTTACCATTGTCGGGGTGGGCATACGCTTCGAGGAGCCCGACCTTCACTATGCCAGTGACGATCAATATGAAAGCGGCCGCCTGGCGACAAAAAAACTGTGGTCGCTCGGCTACCGGAGAATCGGATATATTGGGGACGCGCGGGTCGAGCGCATCGTAAACGGACGGTTTTATGCAGGTTACGACGCGACCATCAGCACCGAGCTTGAGGGCCACGCACCGGTTCCGCTGATTACAAACGAATTCAAAAATATACGCGCATGGATCCGACGCACCCGCGTGGACGCGGTGATCACCACCTCAAGAAACCTGTATTCGATCCTGTGGGAAAAGGGCATTCGCATGCCCCAGGACATCGGCTTTGCCCATCTCAACGTGGACGATGTGGACGGCGCCGCCCCAGGCGAGGTCGCCGGCGTGCGCCAAGACAGCGTGGGCGTTGGCGCCAATGCCGTGGAACTGCTGGTCGGGCTGTTGTATCATAATGAGCTGGGCGTGCCCTTGCATCCCCGCGGCGTTTTGGTGCGCGGCACCTGGGCGCCGGGAGCCTCGGTGCGAAAATGA
- a CDS encoding MFS transporter, producing MPQDPPIPPSAPSTPVPANSPPAATPSHAPRGVAAAATPASEKTTWRERIGFATGTLPFNFGASGINTIAYPIYNIILGMNPALIGVVLGLSRVLDAVLDPVIGSASDNFRSKWGRRRPFIAVGAVLCAIAFPLIWMVPSDWKGWWAFGYFLVAMLVFYAAFAVYAVPYLTLGFELSADSNERVRIHAVRAIVSKLTFFIIPWVFPLAQWKIFGSPAAGMRALGLVIGALFIVLAIPTVLLTRERFAKNAARQEKVRLLPGLKMTFRNRPFRYLVGIVLGMIISDNIVRTMGTHINVYYVFGGDKTAGSVMQASSQTFYAFAGLAGVMVVAPLATRFGKLRVIRVCLVCGIAAAVSQFFFYNREYPWLQFVSMLLLAPSFSGFWVLIDPMKADTADFDEYKTGLRREGTYAAVATWIEKTTLTAAIFLFGAALDWSGFRAELGGAQTEGSLLVMRLLFSAGPALVMLGSFALAMRYPLDDDALAAMQGELTRRRSENAAMPLANSLPKPQ from the coding sequence ATGCCTCAAGACCCGCCGATTCCGCCCTCCGCCCCTTCAACGCCTGTTCCCGCAAATTCGCCCCCGGCGGCCACCCCGTCCCATGCGCCGCGCGGAGTCGCGGCGGCCGCGACGCCCGCTTCGGAAAAAACCACGTGGCGCGAACGCATCGGATTCGCGACCGGCACGCTGCCGTTCAATTTCGGCGCCTCGGGCATCAACACCATCGCCTATCCTATTTATAATATCATCCTGGGCATGAATCCGGCGCTGATCGGCGTGGTGCTCGGGCTCTCGCGCGTGCTCGACGCGGTGCTCGATCCGGTGATCGGCTCGGCCAGTGACAATTTCCGTTCGAAGTGGGGGCGCCGTCGTCCGTTCATCGCGGTGGGCGCGGTGTTGTGCGCGATTGCGTTTCCATTGATCTGGATGGTGCCGTCCGACTGGAAGGGCTGGTGGGCGTTCGGGTATTTTCTGGTGGCGATGCTCGTGTTTTACGCGGCGTTCGCCGTGTATGCGGTCCCGTATTTGACGCTCGGGTTTGAATTGAGCGCCGACTCGAACGAGCGCGTGCGCATCCACGCGGTGCGCGCGATCGTGTCGAAACTCACGTTCTTTATCATCCCCTGGGTTTTTCCGCTCGCGCAGTGGAAAATTTTCGGGAGCCCCGCGGCCGGAATGCGCGCCCTGGGTCTCGTGATCGGCGCATTGTTCATTGTGCTTGCGATTCCGACCGTGCTGCTCACCCGGGAGCGCTTTGCGAAAAACGCCGCGCGCCAGGAAAAGGTGAGACTGCTGCCGGGCTTGAAAATGACATTCCGCAACCGCCCGTTCCGTTATCTGGTGGGCATCGTGCTGGGCATGATCATCAGCGACAACATTGTTCGCACGATGGGCACGCACATCAATGTGTATTATGTGTTTGGCGGGGACAAAACGGCGGGGAGTGTGATGCAGGCGTCGTCGCAGACTTTTTATGCGTTCGCGGGGCTTGCCGGCGTGATGGTTGTGGCGCCGCTGGCGACGCGTTTCGGAAAATTGCGGGTTATCCGCGTGTGCCTAGTATGCGGCATAGCCGCGGCGGTCAGCCAGTTTTTTTTCTACAACCGCGAATATCCCTGGCTCCAGTTTGTGTCCATGCTGCTGCTCGCGCCGAGTTTCTCCGGCTTCTGGGTGCTGATCGACCCGATGAAGGCCGACACCGCCGACTTCGATGAATATAAAACCGGATTGCGGCGCGAGGGCACCTATGCGGCCGTCGCCACGTGGATTGAAAAGACAACGCTCACGGCCGCGATCTTTCTGTTTGGCGCGGCGCTGGACTGGTCCGGATTCAGGGCCGAGCTTGGCGGCGCGCAGACGGAGGGCTCGCTTCTCGTCATGCGGCTGCTGTTCTCGGCGGGCCCCGCGCTGGTGATGCTGGGCAGCTTCGCCCTGGCGATGCGTTATCCGCTGGATGACGACGCGCTCGCGGCGATGCAAGGCGAGCTCACCCGGCGGCGGTCTGAAAACGCGGCAATGCCTTTGGCCAATTCTCTCCCAAAGCCACAATAG
- a CDS encoding Gfo/Idh/MocA family protein, translating into MRPISFAIIGGGWRAEFFLRIARALPERFRVTGVLIRNREKHADFQHRWDGVAVADSLDGLLAAPQTPRFVIVSVPWTASPGCILACAERGVPVLCETPPAPDLAGLLRLHKLTEQGARVQVAEQYALQPLHAAWLAIAGSGRLGEPAQAQVSVAHGYHGIHLMRRFLGVDFEPVTIDARPFRAPLVQGPDRHGPPEKEIIAQDEQLLARFDFDNGKLGIFDFTGAQYFSWIRANRVLVRGERGELDGGGARWLHDFRTPISAPLVRHDAGHGTNLEGFHHKGYTLGAEWVYKNPVAPGRLADDEIAIADCIQKMDSYVDGGPSHVDLRQASQDQYLSLLMGQSARTGKPVTSERQPWM; encoded by the coding sequence ATGAGACCCATTTCATTTGCCATCATCGGCGGCGGCTGGCGCGCCGAGTTTTTTCTCCGCATCGCCCGCGCGCTGCCGGAGCGTTTTCGCGTGACCGGAGTGCTCATTCGCAACCGTGAAAAACACGCGGACTTCCAGCACCGCTGGGATGGCGTGGCGGTGGCCGATTCGCTCGACGGCTTGCTGGCCGCGCCGCAGACACCGCGATTCGTGATTGTGAGCGTCCCTTGGACCGCCTCCCCCGGCTGCATCCTTGCGTGCGCGGAGCGCGGCGTCCCCGTGCTCTGCGAAACGCCACCCGCGCCGGATCTCGCCGGCCTGCTCCGCCTCCACAAACTCACCGAGCAGGGCGCCCGCGTGCAGGTGGCCGAGCAGTATGCGTTGCAACCGCTGCATGCCGCATGGCTCGCCATCGCGGGTTCAGGCCGTCTCGGCGAGCCGGCGCAGGCGCAGGTCTCCGTCGCCCACGGCTACCACGGCATTCACCTTATGCGCCGTTTTCTCGGCGTTGATTTCGAGCCCGTGACGATCGATGCGCGCCCGTTTCGCGCTCCGCTCGTGCAGGGACCGGACCGCCACGGGCCGCCTGAGAAGGAAATCATCGCGCAGGACGAGCAATTGCTGGCCCGTTTCGATTTCGATAATGGCAAGCTCGGCATCTTCGATTTCACCGGGGCGCAATACTTCTCCTGGATCCGCGCCAACCGCGTGCTCGTGCGCGGCGAGCGCGGCGAACTCGATGGCGGCGGCGCCCGTTGGCTGCATGATTTCCGCACCCCCATCTCCGCCCCTCTGGTCCGTCACGACGCGGGGCATGGCACCAATCTCGAAGGGTTTCATCATAAAGGTTACACGCTGGGCGCGGAATGGGTTTATAAAAACCCCGTCGCGCCGGGCCGCCTGGCCGATGACGAGATCGCCATCGCCGACTGTATCCAAAAGATGGATTCGTATGTGGACGGCGGCCCGTCCCATGTCGACCTCCGGCAGGCGTCCCAGGACCAATATCTCAGCCTGCTCATGGGGCAGTCGGCCCGGACCGGGAAGCCGGTGACCTCGGAACGGCAGCCCTGGATGTAG
- a CDS encoding Gfo/Idh/MocA family oxidoreductase, protein MHTYTAAVIGGGFGGNLSMAALTESPRFKLVAAADLREDVRLKLARQYPGIQTYPNHEDMFRACPPDVVAVSTFPPSHEEITLAALDRLPLKGILVEKPLGHTWASGRRILKAIQERRLPVAVPHGLMARRTPLEIINRVRQGEIGELKLLEIQCSGWDIINAGIHWLNFFVNLAGLEPVETVFAACDATTRTWRDGMQVETTAVTTAQTRSGIRVVMHTGDHIAVNAPPHETLFRIFGTAGQIEFHGWDAAYRVVSPAHPGGSVFNPPELPISGHRYHFERLAEQMDSGAADYSPATSSLMALELCEAAYLSSQYRVEVRLPLDAFIPPPPVDWTPGQPYSGTGGGRDGRNL, encoded by the coding sequence ATGCACACATACACAGCCGCGGTGATTGGCGGCGGATTCGGAGGGAATCTCAGCATGGCCGCGCTCACCGAATCACCCCGGTTCAAACTGGTGGCGGCCGCCGACCTGAGGGAAGACGTCCGCTTGAAGCTTGCCCGGCAATATCCCGGCATCCAAACCTATCCCAATCACGAGGACATGTTTCGCGCGTGCCCCCCGGATGTTGTGGCGGTCAGCACATTCCCGCCGTCGCACGAAGAAATCACCCTTGCGGCCCTCGACCGGCTCCCGCTCAAGGGCATCCTGGTGGAAAAGCCTCTCGGTCACACTTGGGCCTCGGGCCGCCGCATTCTCAAAGCGATTCAGGAACGCCGCCTGCCGGTTGCCGTGCCCCACGGGCTGATGGCGCGCCGCACTCCGCTTGAGATTATAAACAGGGTGCGGCAGGGCGAGATTGGAGAATTAAAATTACTGGAAATCCAGTGCAGCGGCTGGGACATAATCAACGCCGGCATTCATTGGCTGAACTTCTTCGTCAACCTTGCCGGACTGGAGCCGGTCGAAACGGTGTTTGCCGCCTGTGACGCCACCACGCGCACCTGGCGCGACGGCATGCAGGTGGAAACCACCGCTGTCACCACCGCGCAGACCCGAAGCGGCATTCGCGTGGTGATGCACACCGGCGACCATATCGCGGTGAATGCGCCGCCGCACGAGACATTATTCCGGATTTTCGGAACCGCGGGGCAGATCGAATTCCATGGCTGGGATGCGGCCTATCGCGTGGTCAGCCCCGCGCATCCGGGCGGGAGCGTTTTCAACCCGCCGGAGCTGCCCATCTCCGGTCATCGCTATCATTTCGAACGCCTGGCGGAGCAAATGGATTCCGGCGCGGCGGATTATTCGCCAGCCACCAGTTCGCTGATGGCGCTGGAACTCTGCGAAGCCGCCTACCTGAGCAGCCAATATCGTGTGGAGGTCAGGCTGCCGCTTGATGCATTCATCCCGCCGCCGCCGGTGGATTGGACACCCGGCCAGCCTTATTCCGGCACGGGCGGCGGCAGGGATGGTCGCAACCTCTAA
- a CDS encoding GH39 family glycosyl hydrolase translates to MPAAAALLAAGALHNLYSQAPEIAWQEIGKIKPRHARNIPSSNLWIGGETLDRDYANYEQYKAWLGPLGAKKLRLQSGWAKTERAKGVYDFAWLDAIVNDALSQGVQPWIQISYGNLLYNGAGSVDLGGGIPHGEEGLAAWENYVRALVPHFKGRVREWEVWNESDLGDNIKRPDVYAELFYRTGLIIREIDPQATIVALSMARMDVNYVTAFMDYLQGRGAVSLIDVVTFHGYPTIPEGNFDKVEIIQNLIWKHNRKIRFWQGETGCPSTEGSSGALGGHPWTELTQAKWNLRRALSHLGRGIPFSLFLLCEFSYTKHPAYVNRNPLNTKGLLEINEKTLAVERGKPAYYAYQNLCAMFDGNAVPQKEFEHSARTSGHGEKLVVHAFRHKTNDRHAVVVWFGGEIPSNANHCRIATLHFPKLNITHPAYIDIRTGSIYRIPDSSIKRRGMETTISVPVYDSPCVITDEAFFETLRF, encoded by the coding sequence ATGCCCGCCGCGGCCGCCTTGCTCGCGGCGGGCGCCCTGCATAATCTGTATTCGCAGGCCCCGGAAATCGCGTGGCAGGAAATCGGCAAGATCAAGCCGCGCCATGCCAGGAATATCCCGTCATCCAACCTGTGGATCGGGGGCGAGACGCTTGACCGGGACTATGCCAATTACGAGCAATATAAAGCCTGGCTCGGTCCGCTCGGCGCGAAAAAGCTCCGCCTTCAGTCGGGCTGGGCCAAGACCGAACGGGCGAAGGGCGTTTATGACTTTGCCTGGCTGGACGCCATTGTAAATGACGCCCTCTCGCAGGGTGTGCAGCCCTGGATCCAGATTTCTTACGGCAACCTGCTCTACAACGGCGCCGGCAGCGTCGATCTCGGCGGGGGGATCCCCCACGGCGAGGAAGGGCTGGCCGCGTGGGAAAACTACGTCCGCGCCCTGGTGCCGCACTTTAAAGGCCGCGTGCGCGAGTGGGAAGTGTGGAACGAATCCGACCTGGGGGATAATATCAAGAGACCGGATGTTTACGCCGAACTGTTTTACCGCACCGGGCTCATCATTCGCGAAATCGATCCGCAAGCCACGATTGTGGCGTTGTCCATGGCGCGCATGGATGTCAATTATGTGACCGCGTTCATGGACTATCTGCAAGGCAGGGGCGCCGTTTCCCTCATTGATGTCGTCACCTTTCACGGCTACCCCACGATACCCGAGGGCAATTTTGACAAAGTGGAGATAATACAAAATCTCATCTGGAAGCATAACCGGAAGATCCGATTCTGGCAGGGCGAGACGGGATGCCCGTCGACGGAAGGCAGCTCCGGGGCGCTCGGCGGCCATCCATGGACAGAGCTCACACAGGCAAAATGGAATCTGCGCAGGGCGCTTTCGCACCTGGGCAGGGGCATCCCCTTCAGCCTGTTTCTCCTCTGCGAGTTTTCCTATACCAAACATCCGGCCTATGTTAATCGCAATCCATTGAACACTAAGGGCCTCCTGGAAATCAATGAAAAGACCCTGGCCGTCGAACGCGGCAAACCGGCCTATTATGCCTATCAAAACCTCTGCGCCATGTTTGACGGGAATGCCGTGCCGCAAAAGGAATTCGAGCACTCCGCCCGGACTTCGGGACACGGGGAAAAGCTTGTTGTTCATGCCTTCAGGCACAAGACAAACGACCGGCATGCGGTGGTTGTCTGGTTTGGCGGGGAAATCCCGTCAAATGCAAACCATTGCCGGATCGCCACACTTCATTTTCCCAAGCTCAACATCACACATCCGGCATATATTGATATCCGCACTGGCAGTATCTACAGGATTCCCGATTCAAGCATAAAGAGACGAGGAATGGAAACCACCATTTCTGTTCCTGTTTATGACAGTCCCTGCGTGATCACTGACGAAGCATTCTTTGAGACCCTGCGATTTTAA